The window ATCAGTGTTTTAATATGAATACTATTGAATGCAGAAGAATACAAATTTAAAAAGGACCGGAAAATGAGCCAGATTCACATAGCAAGTGCAAAGCAGACATGCAGCGAAGCAGAGTGGCAGGCGCGGGTTGACCTGGCGGCCTGCTATCGTCTGATGGCGCACTACGGCATGTCGGACATGATCGCCAATCACATCTCGCTGCGTGTACCGGGCGAGGAAGATGCGTTCCTGATCAATGCCTATGGCATGCTGTACGAAGAGATCACGGCGTCAAGCCTGCTCAAAATTGATCACAAAGGCAATATTCTGAGTTCGCCAGATTTCGGCTCACTGAACTACGGCGTGAACAAGGCGGGCTTTGTGATTCACAGTGCGATCCATGAAGCCCGGCCTGAAGTGGCCTGTGTCATACACACGCATACGTGGGCCGGAATGGCGGTCTCCTCGCTCAAGTGCGGACTGCTACCGCTGAACCAGACGGCGATGCGCTTTCTGCGCATTGCGTATCACGATTACCAGGGCGTCGTGCTGGACCTGAGCGAGCAGGAATCGCTGGTCAGGGATCTGGGGAGCGCTGAAGCCATGATCCTGCGCAACCACGGCCTGCTTACAGCAGGCAATACGATAGGGGAAGCGTTCAACTGGATGCATCGCCTGGAGCTGGCCTGCCGCGCCCAGATTGCCGCCATGTCCTGCAATACGCCGCTGAACGAGGTGAGTGCGTCAGTGCTGGAAGAAACCTATAAAAACTATCAGCCTGGCACGCGTCGTCCTTACGGATTGATGGAGTGGCCGGCGTTGCTGAGAAAAATGGAAAAACTGGACGCCAGCTTTATGGATTGAGCGGACTCGTTTGTGGCGTGCAGTCTGGAAGTTGCGGTCTTCGCGGGCATCCCCAAAGGCTCAATCTGGATTTCAGGTAGCAGGCAGTAAACAAGCTGTGTTGTCGCATTACCAACGCAAGCAGCATGGACACCATTCTGGTGAGCCATGGGCTTGCGCGTATCACTGCGGCCGCGTCCCGGAACAACAGTAAATCACAAGTGTAATTACTTCTATTAGAACGAGGAGACGAAATATGTACAAATGTCATTCAAAGATTGGTCAGGCGGCCGTACTGGCAGCCATGGTGGCTATACAGGTGGGCGCATCGAATGCCGTGGCGCAGGAATGGCCGACCAAACCGGTGAAAACGGTGGTTGCGTTTACTGCGGGCGGCACGACCGACATTATTGCGCGTGAAATAAGCAATGAACTGAGCAAAATGTGGGGCGAGAGTGTTGTGGTGGAAAACAAGCCGGGGGCGGCCGGCAATATTGGTACCGGTGCAGTGGTGAGTGCCAAACCCGATGGCTATACGATACTGATGAACTCAATCGGCCCCATTGCCGTCAACCCCTATATTTACGCCAAAAGTACCTTTAACACCATGACGGACTTGCGGGCCGTGACATTGGTTGCGGATGTACCAAACGTGCTGGTGGTGGCACCGTCGCTAAATGTAAAAACCGTGCAGGACCTGACCAAACAGATAGAGGCCAAACCGGGCTCATTCAATTGTGCATCTACCGGTGTGGGTACGGCCGCGCATCTGTCGTGTGCAATGATGGCGAAAACCCGTAATCTGACTGTGACGCATATTCCTTATAAAGGCGCCGATGCTCTGAATGACGTCTTATCCGGGCGGGTGCAGTTCATGTTTGCGACCCTGCCTTCTGTCATTGGCAATATCAAGGGCGGCAAGCTGATTCCGCTGGCGGTGTCTACTGCAAAGCGCTCTCCTGCACTGAAAGACGTACCTACCATGCAGGAGGCCGGCTATAAGGACTTTGCCATGGGGTCCTGGTTCGGCTATTTCGCACCGGCAAAAACACCGGACAATGTTATCCAAAAACTCAATAAGGACATCAACACGGTATTGCAGAACCCCACGGTTAAAACCAAGCTGTCCAACGAAGGCGCGGAGCCGGTGGGTGGCAGTGCCGAATCGTTTACTGAGTTTGTGAAAGCCGAAAATGCGAAGTGGAAAGCGTTCACAACTGAAATGAATATTTCTGCAAAATAGGTCATTACAGCCCCAATGGCCGCAGAGTTGGTACATTATCTTTCCATAAAGGGGTGGT of the Advenella mimigardefordensis DPN7 genome contains:
- a CDS encoding class II aldolase/adducin family protein: MSQIHIASAKQTCSEAEWQARVDLAACYRLMAHYGMSDMIANHISLRVPGEEDAFLINAYGMLYEEITASSLLKIDHKGNILSSPDFGSLNYGVNKAGFVIHSAIHEARPEVACVIHTHTWAGMAVSSLKCGLLPLNQTAMRFLRIAYHDYQGVVLDLSEQESLVRDLGSAEAMILRNHGLLTAGNTIGEAFNWMHRLELACRAQIAAMSCNTPLNEVSASVLEETYKNYQPGTRRPYGLMEWPALLRKMEKLDASFMD
- a CDS encoding Bug family tripartite tricarboxylate transporter substrate binding protein, giving the protein MYKCHSKIGQAAVLAAMVAIQVGASNAVAQEWPTKPVKTVVAFTAGGTTDIIAREISNELSKMWGESVVVENKPGAAGNIGTGAVVSAKPDGYTILMNSIGPIAVNPYIYAKSTFNTMTDLRAVTLVADVPNVLVVAPSLNVKTVQDLTKQIEAKPGSFNCASTGVGTAAHLSCAMMAKTRNLTVTHIPYKGADALNDVLSGRVQFMFATLPSVIGNIKGGKLIPLAVSTAKRSPALKDVPTMQEAGYKDFAMGSWFGYFAPAKTPDNVIQKLNKDINTVLQNPTVKTKLSNEGAEPVGGSAESFTEFVKAENAKWKAFTTEMNISAK